In Methylomonas sp. AM2-LC, the genomic window GCTGACCAGCCAACAATTCCATGCCGGCGCTAATAATTAATCTCGATATCAGATTTTCATTTAATACGCCACTGGTTGATTCGATCAATACTGATTCAACATCAATAGATATATCATCTACGGGAAAATTTTGACTAATAAGATGATTGTAGTAATGGTCGAGTGTTTCAGTTAAAAGAACTGTAACATCGCTAATATTCACTTCGTTAACAGGTATGTCTTTATAGAAAGCAACACAATAGGTCGCCGAAACTGATAAACCCACATCAGCAAAACCATTTCGTTCCCGAGATGCCAACCAAAAAAGCCTTCCTATGTCAGTTGGATAATAGATGTGGGTTTTAGAACTCATTAAAAAAGCCAATTAAAAAGATAAGTTAATTTTACTTGATAAATAGCAAAAGGTAATATTAAAAGAATCGCATTTTGCATTACCTTTCAAATAGAACGTCTTTGTACTCTATGACTAACATGTTAGAGTCTGGGGTGAAAACCTGGTAAAAACAGATATAGGTCTTACATCCATTTAGGCAACTCGCTATCGAGAGGAATTGTAGGTTTTCGAGTAAACACGCATGGCAAATGATCTATTTGGCCGTCACTCGCTGCGCGTAGTTTCCTGATCAAACAGCGCAGGATATTTGTCGCCAGGTGGCAAAGTTATTTCGGGGAGGGTTTGAAAAATTGGAGGAAACTGAAAAGGATGTGATTTTTAAAATGTATTAATTTAAAAGTCAGGTGATCATGATTTGGCTAGCGTTAACCTTAAACTAAACTTCTATGGTCGAGAACCCATTTTTTGTCCAAACCTGATTAGTCATTGTTCTCATTAATACACCGCTTATCATTGTGTAAGGGATTATTCACCCAATCACTGACAGGAGTAGCCTGCATCGACTGATAAGATTCATTATCCAACAATTGAAACGCGTGATTTTGGTCGGTCGCTTTACCTAACCAATCTCGGTAATGGTCGCTAGAAATGATCACCGGCATACGTTCATGGATAGGCTGCATCAGCTCTGCCGCTTCGGTGGTAATGATGGTACAGGAGTAGAGAGTTTGCTGTTCCTGTTGCCAATGCTCCCAAAGACCTGCGAAGGCAAATAAATCGTTATCTAGCCTGTGAATATGGAATGCCTGTTTACCGTGCTCTAATTTTTGCCACTCAAAAAATCCAGAGGCGACGATCAAACATCGACGCCTATGAAATGCTGCTCTAAAGGATGGCTTTTCTCTAATGGTTTCGGCTCTAGCGTTGATCAAGTGATGACTATTTTTAGCATCTTTTGACCAGGACGGCACTAGACCCCAAAACAAATTAACCGCCTTTAAAGATTTATCTTCAAGCTCTACGATACACAGAATCT contains:
- a CDS encoding SOS response-associated peptidase yields the protein MCGRFNLTATPESIAEHFQLPRLPRFEKSYNITPEQKILCIVELEDKSLKAVNLFWGLVPSWSKDAKNSHHLINARAETIREKPSFRAAFHRRRCLIVASGFFEWQKLEHGKQAFHIHRLDNDLFAFAGLWEHWQQEQQTLYSCTIITTEAAELMQPIHERMPVIISSDHYRDWLGKATDQNHAFQLLDNESYQSMQATPVSDWVNNPLHNDKRCINENND